From the Teredinibacter turnerae T7901 genome, one window contains:
- a CDS encoding SLC13 family permease yields the protein MGSDVRVAGDETVYGFSASQDGSSRVCQFLLDCPLFAASTLEDKARSVGLAYIKELKSGEVLFHKGDRAKTLFYLLDGRLALEGEPDKDTLGAGFYGEESVMGMPTYIAGLVASRACTVLVMPRAFIALHSRYAQFYQGIVDHFHRQLSGELVISEPSGSLALARVDNGMLVGWALSLCIPLAVFLGLHSLKSEGLLDLSDNGITYSAILGTCAVMWMFRLLPDYITGLFSILSAVLMGIAAPETAFSGFSSDSFFLAMGILGLSVVIKSSGLSYRLFIALLRIGPARKFWYNLSFFTVGGLLTPFIPTTNGRVTLVANLLPEILTGVPEKIRRAEGPRLKMNLLHGASLLSPFFVSSKSVNFIVLGMLPLQVQESFQWVSWFIAGSAVCGVMLALYLLLNLVMFRNRVSFVVPKSIVRSQQQLLGRLTGQEWSGLLGLAVLLFGLMFSSLHKLDIAWVAMAILFYLMMFGFLGQKQFRASIDWSFLVFLGSLIGMVNVIRETGIHLWLSDQLNFLVVLMDSSPGIFVVVLAISIALVRIVLPINATVIVFATLLIPLASNVSLNPWIIGFLILLFSESFILPYQASYYSLFLELTSSVEVGSQKKIFVFHCAIWLIKLSAVYASIPFWVHLGLLA from the coding sequence TTGGGTAGTGATGTGCGCGTCGCTGGTGACGAGACTGTTTATGGTTTTTCTGCGAGTCAAGATGGGTCGAGCAGGGTGTGTCAATTTTTATTGGATTGCCCGCTGTTTGCTGCAAGTACCCTTGAGGACAAAGCGCGCAGCGTTGGACTGGCGTACATCAAAGAGCTTAAATCGGGCGAAGTCCTGTTTCACAAAGGAGACCGTGCGAAAACCCTGTTTTATTTATTGGATGGTCGTCTGGCGTTAGAAGGCGAGCCGGATAAAGACACCTTGGGTGCGGGTTTTTACGGTGAAGAGTCGGTGATGGGTATGCCGACCTATATAGCAGGACTAGTGGCAAGTAGGGCTTGCACAGTACTCGTTATGCCACGCGCGTTTATTGCACTTCACAGTCGATATGCCCAGTTCTACCAAGGAATTGTAGACCATTTTCATCGCCAGCTATCTGGAGAGCTCGTCATAAGCGAACCTTCCGGCTCACTTGCCTTGGCCCGTGTTGATAACGGCATGCTAGTGGGTTGGGCGCTGTCGCTTTGTATTCCGTTGGCCGTCTTTCTGGGGTTGCACTCACTAAAATCAGAGGGGCTGCTGGATCTTTCCGACAATGGTATCACTTATAGCGCCATCTTAGGCACCTGCGCGGTTATGTGGATGTTTCGGCTATTGCCGGATTATATAACCGGTTTGTTTTCCATTCTCAGCGCTGTATTGATGGGCATTGCTGCGCCTGAAACCGCCTTTAGCGGTTTTTCGAGCGACAGTTTTTTTTTAGCGATGGGCATCCTGGGGCTGAGTGTGGTTATTAAAAGTTCCGGCCTGAGCTACAGGCTGTTCATCGCACTCCTGCGTATTGGGCCTGCGCGCAAGTTCTGGTACAACTTAAGCTTTTTCACCGTAGGCGGGTTGCTAACGCCATTTATTCCAACCACTAACGGTCGCGTAACACTAGTCGCGAATCTTCTGCCTGAAATACTCACGGGCGTGCCAGAGAAAATTCGCCGTGCTGAAGGGCCTAGACTAAAAATGAATTTACTACATGGAGCCTCGTTGCTCTCTCCATTTTTTGTTAGTAGTAAATCGGTCAACTTTATTGTTCTAGGTATGCTGCCACTGCAGGTTCAAGAGTCTTTTCAGTGGGTGAGTTGGTTTATTGCCGGGAGTGCGGTGTGTGGGGTTATGCTTGCACTGTATCTACTGCTTAATCTCGTGATGTTTCGCAATCGCGTGAGTTTTGTGGTACCTAAATCTATCGTTCGCTCGCAACAGCAGCTACTTGGGCGACTGACCGGGCAGGAGTGGTCGGGTCTGCTTGGCTTGGCAGTATTGTTGTTTGGCTTGATGTTTTCTTCTTTGCACAAGTTGGATATTGCTTGGGTTGCCATGGCTATATTGTTTTATCTGATGATGTTTGGCTTCCTGGGACAAAAGCAGTTTAGGGCGTCTATCGATTGGAGCTTTCTTGTTTTTCTCGGTTCTTTGATCGGTATGGTCAATGTAATCCGTGAGACAGGCATTCATCTTTGGTTAAGTGATCAGCTTAATTTTCTAGTTGTGCTTATGGATAGCTCACCAGGAATTTTTGTGGTGGTTTTGGCAATAAGTATTGCCCTAGTGCGAATAGTGCTGCCTATTAATGCAACTGTGATCGTTTTTGCGACACTGTTGATTCCCTTGGCGTCAAATGTAAGTTTGAACCCGTGGATAATCGGCTTTCTGATTTTACTTTTTTCAGAAAGCTTTATTTTACCTTATCAAGCGTCTTACTACTCCTTGTTCTTGGAGTTGACTTCTTCTGTCGAAGTCGGATCGCAGAAAAAAATATTCGTGTTCCACTGTGCAATTTGGCTAATTAAACTAAGCGCTGTTTATGCGAGTATTCCTTTTTGGGTTCACCTAGGGTTGCTGGCGTGA
- a CDS encoding acyltransferase family protein, producing the protein MRDNSIDIMRFIGLAAIILAHVGPPELLYQLRNFDVPLMVLVSGMAFGLSYKPGTRYSHYLWKRLFRLVVPVWVFLTGYFFALLIFNPSHPDLDVNTTVNSYLLNGGIGYVWIIRVFLLVALVSPFIYIWHKAQPSNFVYFITLAFVFMIYEVVRYFTLPYIQHDVGNKISLVTHFIVPYGVIFAIGLRMPQLNEKQITHFVVLSLATFVSLALGLYVMEGVFVPTQEMKYPPALYYVSYALFVSCLLWMLREQIELLIDKLKLKTFVLFCAQNSIWIYLWHIPLVKNLHGNFAVKYLIAFSVATMAAFIQIWLLNKLLEKIQSAALRKNFRAVFSG; encoded by the coding sequence GTGCGCGACAATAGTATTGACATAATGCGATTTATTGGCCTGGCAGCCATTATATTAGCGCATGTGGGCCCGCCCGAATTACTGTACCAGTTGCGAAATTTTGATGTGCCGTTAATGGTTTTGGTCTCGGGTATGGCGTTCGGGTTAAGTTACAAACCTGGTACCCGCTATTCTCACTATCTTTGGAAAAGACTGTTTAGACTCGTCGTGCCGGTTTGGGTTTTTTTAACGGGTTATTTTTTTGCGCTGTTGATATTTAACCCGTCACATCCAGACCTGGATGTGAATACTACCGTTAACTCCTACCTTTTAAACGGCGGCATTGGCTACGTATGGATTATACGGGTATTTTTACTTGTTGCCTTGGTCTCACCGTTTATTTACATATGGCACAAGGCCCAGCCTTCCAACTTCGTGTATTTTATTACTCTTGCGTTCGTATTCATGATTTATGAAGTTGTTCGCTATTTTACGTTGCCCTACATTCAGCATGACGTGGGAAACAAAATTTCACTCGTAACTCACTTTATCGTTCCTTATGGAGTTATCTTTGCCATAGGCTTGAGAATGCCCCAGCTTAACGAAAAGCAAATTACTCATTTTGTGGTCTTATCCTTGGCTACATTTGTTTCTCTCGCGCTTGGGCTTTATGTGATGGAAGGGGTATTTGTGCCAACCCAGGAGATGAAGTACCCCCCGGCGTTGTACTATGTCTCATATGCCTTGTTTGTCTCTTGCCTGTTATGGATGCTTAGAGAGCAAATCGAGCTATTGATTGACAAGCTTAAATTGAAAACGTTTGTGCTGTTCTGTGCGCAAAACTCTATTTGGATATACCTTTGGCATATTCCACTTGTAAAGAATCTTCATGGCAATTTCGCAGTAAAATATTTAATTGCCTTTTCTGTTGCAACTATGGCGGCCTTTATCCAAATCTGGTTGTTAAACAAGTTGCTCGAAAAAATTCAGAGTGCGGCATTAAGGAAAAACTTTAGAGCAGTTTTTAGTGGATAA
- a CDS encoding alpha/beta hydrolase produces MNNLPAGAKTQNFAGLTNAWDKTFAKSDKVEHQKVTFTNRYGITLVGDLYLPKTVEKKMAAIVVSGPFGAVKEQASGLYAQTLAEQGFITLAFDPSYTGESGGEPRHVASPDINTEDFSAAVDYLGLLENADRKRIGILGICGWGGMALSAAAADKRIKAVATSTMYDMTRVMAKGYNDSMTLDDRTKTLEQLSLQRWTDAERGQPELGPVSLELKGGEPQFVVEYAGYYKSRERGFHSRSINSNGAWTITNSLSFMNMPLLTYIAEISPRPVLFIHGEQAHSRYFSETAYQQAAQPKELLIVEGANHVDLYDQVEKIPFAKLSEFFRANLA; encoded by the coding sequence ATGAACAACTTACCGGCCGGTGCCAAAACTCAAAATTTTGCGGGCCTGACAAATGCGTGGGATAAAACGTTTGCAAAGAGCGATAAAGTTGAACATCAAAAGGTGACCTTTACAAACCGATACGGCATTACCTTGGTGGGTGATCTGTACCTGCCCAAAACCGTTGAGAAAAAGATGGCGGCTATCGTTGTTAGTGGGCCTTTTGGGGCGGTGAAAGAGCAAGCCTCGGGGTTATATGCGCAAACGCTTGCCGAGCAGGGCTTTATAACACTGGCGTTTGATCCTTCCTACACCGGAGAAAGCGGTGGTGAGCCGCGACACGTGGCTTCTCCTGATATCAATACCGAGGACTTTAGTGCGGCGGTTGACTATCTTGGTCTGTTGGAAAACGCAGACCGCAAGCGTATCGGCATTCTGGGAATTTGTGGCTGGGGAGGGATGGCATTAAGTGCGGCAGCGGCGGACAAGCGTATAAAAGCGGTAGCGACGTCCACTATGTACGACATGACTCGTGTAATGGCAAAAGGCTACAACGACAGTATGACCCTCGATGATCGCACCAAAACTCTGGAGCAATTAAGTCTGCAACGATGGACTGACGCGGAGCGCGGGCAACCGGAGTTAGGTCCTGTTTCTCTCGAGCTAAAAGGTGGTGAGCCGCAATTTGTCGTGGAATATGCTGGCTACTATAAATCCAGGGAGCGTGGTTTCCATTCGAGATCAATTAACTCCAACGGCGCCTGGACGATCACAAACTCGTTATCGTTTATGAACATGCCTTTACTCACCTATATTGCTGAAATTTCACCGCGCCCGGTGTTATTCATTCATGGTGAACAAGCCCACTCCCGCTACTTTAGCGAAACAGCGTATCAACAAGCGGCCCAGCCGAAAGAGCTGCTTATTGTGGAGGGCGCAAATCACGTTGATCTCTACGACCAAGTGGAGAAAATTCCCTTTGCCAAGCTAAGTGAGTTTTTCCGGGCAAACCTTGCGTAA
- a CDS encoding (R)-mandelonitrile lyase: MIICKNGSLASIVGPSETFTGAVRIDPIQLEPQHPSRVTAALVTFEPGARTHWHTHPLGQLLIVTAGRGWTQCENSERKEINAGDTIWCPPGHKHWHGATGESALSHIAVTEMLDGVNVTWMEAVTDSEYFG; encoded by the coding sequence TTGATTATTTGTAAAAACGGTTCGCTGGCCTCGATTGTCGGTCCGTCCGAGACATTTACTGGTGCGGTTCGCATCGACCCAATCCAGCTGGAGCCACAGCATCCTTCGCGGGTAACTGCAGCCTTAGTCACATTTGAGCCAGGAGCAAGAACGCACTGGCATACCCACCCATTGGGACAGTTGCTTATCGTCACTGCTGGAAGAGGCTGGACGCAGTGCGAGAATAGTGAGCGTAAAGAAATTAACGCGGGCGATACTATTTGGTGCCCGCCTGGCCATAAACACTGGCATGGCGCAACTGGAGAAAGTGCATTAAGCCACATCGCTGTTACCGAAATGTTGGACGGGGTAAATGTGACTTGGATGGAGGCCGTGACGGATAGTGAGTACTTTGGTTGA